One genomic window of Desulfurococcus mucosus DSM 2162 includes the following:
- a CDS encoding TatD family hydrolase gives MLFSDAHLHTNPVKGMGASRVSERFKREGGWFMALVALPPYHYGIEEVGVDSYRRVLEILNREAQVARSHGLRVARLMGLHPAEIDEYYRRGVKGRKLYELASSVLDLIRSALKAGLLDGIGEVGRQHYATSVERIVLSEMVMMNALEISREYDVVIHLHLEQGGWVTAFSVERLRRLLVPGHGKIVLHHSSSETVLAAEELGLAYTIPVKGFDEKLASRRPVNAMVESDFIDDPERPGAAAYPWEIPRVLKGQLERGVIDEEYVYRIMVENITRYYGVAP, from the coding sequence ATGTTGTTCAGTGATGCACACCTACATACAAACCCTGTGAAGGGCATGGGTGCCTCCAGAGTGTCCGAGAGGTTTAAGAGAGAGGGTGGGTGGTTCATGGCACTTGTCGCACTGCCGCCTTACCACTACGGAATAGAGGAGGTCGGTGTCGACTCGTATAGAAGGGTTCTCGAAATACTGAACAGGGAAGCACAGGTTGCGAGAAGCCATGGGCTGAGGGTTGCCCGCCTCATGGGTCTACACCCGGCTGAAATAGATGAGTACTATAGGCGTGGCGTGAAGGGGAGGAAGCTCTATGAACTAGCCAGCAGCGTCCTGGACTTGATAAGGAGCGCGCTCAAGGCAGGGCTTCTCGACGGCATAGGCGAGGTCGGTAGACAGCACTATGCCACCAGTGTTGAAAGAATAGTGTTATCCGAGATGGTGATGATGAATGCACTAGAGATCTCCAGGGAGTATGACGTAGTCATCCACCTTCACCTCGAGCAGGGCGGGTGGGTCACAGCCTTCTCCGTTGAGAGGCTGCGGAGGCTCCTAGTACCCGGCCACGGGAAGATAGTGTTGCATCACTCATCAAGCGAGACAGTGCTGGCAGCCGAGGAGCTCGGCCTAGCCTACACTATACCTGTTAAAGGCTTTGACGAGAAGCTGGCGTCCCGGAGACCAGTAAACGCGATGGTGGAGTCAGACTTCATAGACGACCCGGAGAGACCCGGGGCGGCGGCCTACCCATGGGAGATACCGAGGGTTCTCAAGGGGCAGCTCGAGAGAGGTGTGATCGATGAGGAATACGTTTACAGGATCATGGTTGAGAACATTACGAGATATTACGGTGTAGCACCATAG
- a CDS encoding AIR synthase-related protein: protein MVKHGKPSWNTMSFLLSLLPIEDPDLVVGPRQGEDAAVLRLRDGFLVAHVDPITTGVRKAGYLAVHVAGNDIAVRGVAPRWFMPVTLIPAHYSEADVEELFRDMGAALREIGGVAIGGHTEVTPGLDRPIIAMTAIGYTNGRVISTRDAREGDHVVIIGRIGGEGAGVIAWDFEDLLLGKGVPENIIKRAKGFIYDVSIVKTALAVKDYVNTMHDATEGGVIQALREVASASGKDIIVDADAFQIEKEVEEISQRIGVNPLRLLSSGCIVASVPPGNLDALLSRLRGLGVGFSVVGHVVKGGGRVIVESKSGGRIVVDTDVVDEIYKLWNQ from the coding sequence ATGGTCAAACACGGTAAGCCGTCGTGGAACACCATGAGCTTCCTCCTATCACTTCTACCAATTGAGGATCCAGACCTGGTAGTGGGGCCTCGGCAAGGCGAGGACGCAGCCGTTCTGAGACTCAGGGACGGATTCCTCGTGGCACACGTGGATCCAATAACCACTGGCGTCAGGAAAGCCGGATACCTGGCTGTGCACGTGGCTGGCAACGATATAGCTGTTAGAGGAGTGGCACCAAGGTGGTTTATGCCGGTTACACTTATACCAGCCCACTACAGTGAGGCCGATGTAGAGGAGCTTTTCAGGGATATGGGTGCAGCGCTCAGAGAGATCGGCGGGGTAGCCATAGGGGGGCACACAGAAGTTACGCCGGGGCTCGATAGACCGATAATAGCTATGACGGCCATCGGGTACACTAACGGCAGGGTTATCTCAACCAGGGATGCAAGGGAAGGCGACCACGTGGTGATCATAGGTAGAATCGGTGGTGAAGGCGCAGGCGTCATCGCATGGGACTTCGAAGACCTGCTCCTCGGGAAAGGTGTACCGGAGAACATTATCAAGCGGGCAAAGGGCTTCATATACGATGTAAGCATAGTTAAGACAGCTCTAGCTGTGAAGGACTACGTGAACACGATGCATGACGCCACTGAGGGAGGAGTAATCCAAGCATTGAGAGAAGTCGCCTCCGCGAGCGGGAAGGATATAATCGTGGATGCAGACGCCTTCCAGATAGAGAAGGAGGTCGAAGAGATCTCACAGAGGATCGGCGTCAACCCCCTTAGGCTTTTAAGCAGCGGGTGTATCGTGGCATCCGTGCCCCCCGGCAACCTAGACGCCTTGCTCAGCAGGCTGAGAGGGCTTGGAGTAGGCTTCAGCGTTGTGGGACACGTCGTTAAGGGTGGTGGAAGAGTAATCGTTGAGTCCAAGAGTGGTGGAAGAATAGTTGTAGACACGGATGTTGTTGATGAAATTTATAAGCTGTGGAATCAATGA
- a CDS encoding Snf7 family protein gives MSYYKREETVGEKLRKLFTNDKDPMEKKAIIAQYRIKTAIGRISNYLEKLSDRDRELFEMIVESLTKKDELRAKMYAKEVAEIRKVSKQLLTVQYALEHAALKLETFIIYGGAVNEVAPVIGVMREAVNILKGVAPDIWIDLQYAVRELETAVGAGVVDLTTDIGVGMDSEAKKVLEEARIVAEQKMKEKFAELPKAIVPEGEGVKSA, from the coding sequence ATGAGCTACTATAAGAGGGAGGAAACAGTTGGGGAGAAGCTGAGGAAGCTATTCACGAATGACAAGGATCCAATGGAGAAGAAGGCTATAATCGCCCAGTACAGGATAAAGACCGCGATAGGCAGGATAAGCAACTACCTCGAGAAGCTCTCGGATAGGGATCGCGAGCTATTCGAGATGATAGTTGAATCCCTGACGAAGAAGGATGAGCTGAGAGCCAAGATGTATGCTAAGGAGGTTGCTGAGATAAGGAAGGTGAGCAAGCAGCTACTCACAGTGCAGTACGCTCTGGAGCACGCTGCACTGAAGCTGGAGACCTTCATAATATATGGTGGAGCAGTCAACGAGGTTGCCCCGGTCATCGGGGTCATGAGGGAAGCCGTGAACATATTGAAGGGCGTTGCCCCGGACATATGGATCGACCTACAGTACGCTGTGAGAGAGCTGGAGACAGCTGTGGGCGCTGGAGTAGTGGATCTGACAACAGACATAGGTGTAGGCATGGACAGCGAGGCAAAGAAGGTGTTGGAGGAAGCGAGGATCGTAGCGGAGCAGAAGATGAAGGAGAAGTTCGCGGAGCTGCCGAAGGCCATCGTACCAGAGGGAGAGGGAGTAAAGAGCGCCTAG